The DNA segment TGACAAGCATTTTCCCTTCAACCCACCAGCAACAATTCTTATTTCGTTGAAGCTAACAGAACTAGGTGGTAGTTTTGTTTCTCAGTGAATCTGATctaaacagacattttcaacCGTGCTGGTACAAACCAGTATGGGTGCAGCCTCTTCCCCACAACATttactggtgtttttttccctcccgtGTGCACTTGCACTACATAAATGGAGTTGGATCTGACATTACATCGCGGCTTGCTTTTAGTCAAACTGCAGGACAAAAGCTGTTCAGGTGCAGTGTAGCTCCTGTGTGGCTCAGTGGGAGGTAAGGCCTGAGGCAGGCTGCCGGTGAGGAGCCTGTTCACATACACAGCTTCCACCACTGGGCTGCCTCTCCACATTTCAGCCCCTCTCTTTCCCACATGTTAAAAATGCATCTGAGCGGCTGCGGCTTGGAGAAGGTAAAATATGAATGACAGCCTACAGTAAACAGCCGCtctacagacacaaacactcattCCTGCGCACAGAGACAAACGGGCAGGAGCACGGTGACTGAGCACTGAGGGCAAAGAAAAGTGATTAATGATTTTGACGTCACAGCACCATTAGATAAATTACATAAGGACATAACATGTAGGTCACGTCTAATTTTGGCCGTTGGTTGTTGTTCACGCAGAGAACAAGTGTGAAATAAACTGGGTCACATTTGCATGCACTTTGCACTCTTGCTGCATTTGATGACCCCGAAGCTTTTCAGATTATAATTAATTCCAAGggacaaaacatcacaacaccTTTCTGCATACAGCATAATATAATCCTTTATTTAATACTCTGATGAAATGGGGCCTGCAGTAGGCCAGAACAGAACATATACACAAAACTCCCACAGTGAATCCAGTCCACATTCCCCTCAACCCCCTCCTCTCATTTCCTTTCTGCTCATCTCTTCGTTGTCTGCTCAGAGTGAAGCCACCGCTATGGAGGTGATGATGGACAGGGCAATGACTGTGTAGCCGGTGCGGTAGACTTCTGGGATTCTGAAGCCTTTGCCGATGTCCCACCACTGATAATAAACAATTAGGAGAAAAGAGAGACGTACGTTTGGAACAAGAAAGATCACCAGGATTTAAATCTTGCTAATAAATGTTCTATGAAATCAGTAACATGAGCAAAtatgacagaaatgaaaaacataaatggcaTGAGATCTGTCTCCTTTAAAAAGCCTAAATGTACTCAATACTAAAATGTACTGACATTTGCTAGGTctataaataaatgagtaagtaattaagtaaataaataaataaatacttaccAAGTGGCGGATGCCGTTATAGGTGTGGTAAGATACGGGGAAGGCGATCCCGAACTTGGCCAACCCAATGAGATAGGGGCCGACAGATAGCGAGTGGATCAAGTCCAGGTAGTAGGGGTAATTGCCCGGCAATACCAGCGCTGCCAAGGCAAAGGCCGAGATAGctacacacagacaaatgtaATGACACCAGAGATTGGATAAAGTGTGGGTGTGAACgggtttttaagaaaaatgttgtgCATGCATGCCTTTAAGAGAAAGCAACAAGCGAGAAATGAACGCATGCCACggatcaacatgcctgctactgtttgtttttgctggaTTTGTTTCCATGAGTCACCACAGCACCAAACTGCACTGGCCAGTCATATTTAAGCAACTGTCTCAGTTATGTAAACTTTTCCCC comes from the Plectropomus leopardus isolate mb chromosome 12, YSFRI_Pleo_2.0, whole genome shotgun sequence genome and includes:
- the sdhc gene encoding succinate dehydrogenase cytochrome b560 subunit, mitochondrial, which gives rise to MGTTAKEEMNKFWSKNAKLNRPMSPHLTIYKWSVPMMMSITHRGTGVGLSGAISAFALAALVLPGNYPYYLDLIHSLSVGPYLIGLAKFGIAFPVSYHTYNGIRHLWWDIGKGFRIPEVYRTGYTVIALSIITSIAVASL